In the genome of Streptococcus oralis, one region contains:
- the proC gene encoding pyrroline-5-carboxylate reductase codes for MKIGFIGLGNMGASLAKAVLQAKTGQQILLANRSQAKVDAFIANFGGQASSNEEIFAEADVIFLGVKPTQFSELLAQYQTVLEKRESLLLISMAAGLTLEKLARLLPSQHRIIRIMPNTPVAIGQGVISYAMSANCRTEDSELFCQLLANAGLLVELGDGLIDAATGLAGCGPAFVYLFIEALADAGVQTGLPRERALKMAAQTVVGAGQMVLESQQHPGVLKDQVCSPGGSTIAGVASLEEHAFRGTVMDAVHQAYKRTQELGK; via the coding sequence ATGAAGATTGGATTTATCGGTTTGGGAAATATGGGTGCTAGTTTGGCCAAGGCTGTCTTGCAGGCCAAGACGGGCCAACAGATTCTCCTTGCCAATCGTAGTCAAGCAAAAGTAGATGCTTTCATCGCCAACTTCGGCGGCCAGGCCTCCAGTAATGAAGAAATTTTTGCAGAAGCAGATGTGATTTTCCTAGGAGTAAAGCCAACCCAGTTTTCTGAACTGCTGGCTCAATACCAGACTGTTCTTGAAAAAAGAGAAAGTCTTCTTTTGATTTCCATGGCAGCTGGATTGACCTTGGAAAAACTGGCTAGACTTCTTCCGAGTCAACACCGAATCATTCGTATCATGCCCAATACTCCGGTGGCTATCGGGCAAGGAGTGATTAGTTATGCCATGTCAGCAAACTGTCGTACTGAGGACAGTGAACTCTTTTGTCAATTATTAGCAAATGCGGGTCTCTTAGTTGAGCTGGGGGATGGCTTAATCGATGCAGCGACAGGTCTCGCAGGTTGTGGACCAGCTTTTGTCTATCTCTTTATCGAGGCTTTGGCAGATGCGGGTGTACAGACTGGATTGCCAAGAGAAAGGGCCTTGAAAATGGCAGCCCAAACAGTAGTCGGCGCAGGACAAATGGTTCTCGAAAGTCAGCAACATCCTGGAGTCTTGAAAGACCAAGTTTGTAGCCCAGGAGGTTCGACTATCGCTGGTGTAGCAAGTCTGGAAGAACATGCCTTTAGAGGCACAGTCATGGACGCAGTTCATCAAGCCTATAAACGAACACAAGAACTAGGTAAATGA
- a CDS encoding glutamate-5-semialdehyde dehydrogenase, translating into MVSTQEQFEQVQAVKKSINTASETVKNQALLAMADHLLAATEEILEANALDMAAAKGKISDVMLDRLYLDAGRIEAMARGIREVVALPDPIGEVLETSHLENGLLITKKRVAMGVIGIIYESRPNVTSDAAALALKSGNAVVLRSGKDAYQTAHAIVTALKKGLETTTIHPDVIQLVEDTSRESSYAMMKAKGYLDLLIPRGGAGLINAVVENAIVPVIETGTGIVHVYVDKDADEDKALSIINNAKTSRPSVCNAMEVLLVHEDKAAGFLPRLEHLLVADRKEAGLEPIQFRLDSKASQFLSGQAAEAQDFDTEFLDYILAVKVVSSLEEAVAHIEAHSTHHSDAIVTENAEAAAYFTDQVDSAAVYVNASTRFTDGGQFGLGCEMGISTQKLHARGPMGLKELTSYKYVVTGDGQIRE; encoded by the coding sequence ATGGTAAGTACACAAGAACAATTTGAACAAGTACAGGCTGTTAAGAAGTCAATCAACACTGCTAGTGAAACAGTGAAAAACCAAGCCTTGCTAGCTATGGCTGATCACTTATTGGCTGCAACTGAGGAGATTTTAGAGGCCAATGCCCTTGATATGGCAGCAGCCAAGGGGAAAATCTCAGATGTCATGCTGGATCGGCTTTATTTGGATGCAGGACGTATAGAAGCAATGGCAAGGGGGATTCGTGAAGTGGTTGCTTTACCAGATCCCATCGGTGAAGTCCTAGAGACAAGTCATCTTGAAAATGGCTTGCTTATTACCAAGAAACGTGTAGCTATGGGTGTTATTGGTATTATCTATGAAAGCCGTCCAAATGTGACGTCTGACGCGGCTGCCTTGGCTCTCAAGAGTGGAAATGCAGTTGTTCTTCGTAGTGGTAAGGATGCCTATCAAACAGCTCATGCCATTGTCACAGCCTTAAAGAAGGGCTTGGAGACGACTACCATTCATCCAGATGTGATTCAACTAGTAGAAGATACCAGCCGAGAAAGTAGCTATGCCATGATGAAGGCTAAGGGTTATCTAGACCTTCTCATACCTCGTGGAGGAGCTGGTTTGATCAATGCTGTTGTTGAAAATGCTATCGTGCCTGTTATTGAGACAGGAACTGGGATTGTCCATGTCTATGTGGACAAGGATGCCGATGAAGACAAGGCTCTGTCTATCATCAACAATGCTAAAACCAGTCGTCCTTCTGTCTGCAATGCTATGGAGGTTTTGCTGGTTCATGAAGACAAGGCAGCAGGTTTCCTTCCTCGCTTGGAGCATCTTCTGGTTGCAGATAGAAAAGAAGCTGGGTTGGAACCGATTCAATTCCGCCTAGATAGCAAAGCAAGTCAGTTTCTTTCAGGTCAAGCAGCCGAGGCCCAAGACTTTGACACCGAGTTTTTAGACTATATCTTAGCAGTTAAGGTTGTGAGCAGTTTAGAAGAAGCAGTCGCGCATATTGAAGCCCATAGTACCCATCATTCGGACGCCATTGTGACAGAAAATGCTGAAGCTGCGGCTTACTTTACAGACCAAGTGGACTCTGCAGCGGTCTATGTCAATGCCTCAACTCGTTTCACTGATGGTGGACAATTTGGTCTTGGATGTGAAATGGGGATTTCTACTCAGAAACTGCACGCGCGTGGGCCAATGGGTTTGAAAGAGTTGACCAGCTACAAGTATGTGGTTACTGGTGACGGACAGATAAGGGAGTAA